A single window of Ovis canadensis isolate MfBH-ARS-UI-01 breed Bighorn chromosome 15, ARS-UI_OviCan_v2, whole genome shotgun sequence DNA harbors:
- the LOC138421240 gene encoding LOW QUALITY PROTEIN: olfactory receptor 5M9-like (The sequence of the model RefSeq protein was modified relative to this genomic sequence to represent the inferred CDS: substituted 1 base at 1 genomic stop codon) yields the protein MPNFTNVTEFILLGLTSHQELQVLFFVVFLVVYMITLIGNIGMIILISISPQLQSPMYFFLSHLSFVDVWFSSNITPKMLENLPSETKTISYVGCLVQCYFFIALVHVEVYILAVMVFDCYMAICNPLHYGSKMSRTVCVRLISVPYIHGFSVSLICTLXAYGLYFCGNFKINHFYCADAPLIKIACGGVHIKEYTMIVIAGINFTYSLSVVLISYTLIVVAVLCMHSADDRRKAFSTCGSHLTAVTMFYGTLIFMYLRRPTEESVEQGNMVAVFYTTVIPMLNPTIYSLRNKDVKEAVNKVIIKANLRQ from the coding sequence ATGCCAAATTTCACAAATGTGACAGAATTTATTCTTCTGGGATTGACCAGTCATCAGGAGCTTCAAGTTCTATTTTTTGTGGTGTTTCTAGTAGTTTACATGATCACTTTGATAGGGAACATTGGTATGATTATTTTGATCAGCATCAGCCCCCAGCTTCAGAGCCCCATGTACTTTTTCTTGAGTCATTTGTCTTTTGTGGATGTCTGGTTCTCTTCCAATATCACTCCGAAGATGCTGGAAAACTTACCATCAGAGACAAAAACCATTTCCTATGTGGGGTGTTTGGTGCAGTGTTACTTCTTCATAGCCCTTGTCCATGTGGAAGTATATATCTTGGCTGTGATGGTCTTTGATTGCTACATGGCCATCTGCAACCCTCTCCATTATGGCAGTAAAATGTCCAGGACTGTCTGTGTTCGTCTCATCTCTGTGCCATACATCCATGGATTCTCTGTTAGCCTTATCTGCACACTGTGAGCATATGGCCTGTACTTCTGTGGAAACTTTAAAATCAACCACTTCTATTGTGCTGATGCTCCCCTTATCAAGATTGCCTGTGGAGGGGTCCACATTAAAGAATACACCATGATTGTTATTGCTGGGATTAATTTCACTTATTCCCTCTCTGTGGTTCTTATTTCCTATACTCTCATCGTAGTGGCTGTGCTGTGCATGCACTCTGCTGATGACAGAAGGAAGGCATTCTCCACCTGTGGGTCCCACCTGACAGCTGTTACCATGTTTTATGGGACTCTCATCTTCATGTATCTCAGGAGACCCACTGAAGAGTCTGTGGAGCAGGGGAATATGGTGGCTGTGTTTTACACCACAGTGATTCCCATGCTGAATCCCACGATCTACAGTTTGAGGAACAAAGACGTGAAAGAGGCAGTCAACAAAGTAATTATCAAGGCAAACTTGAGGCAGTAA